The following are from one region of the Candidatus Neomarinimicrobiota bacterium genome:
- a CDS encoding FAD-binding and (Fe-S)-binding domain-containing protein, protein MYFPFRTRIRRDLKRQLSAEQVSDELLQRHAFARDAGFYRLLPRFVVKARTVNDIATIFRIATQRKRNIVFRAGDTSLSGQAVSDDILVEIKQGWRDLEILEGGKQIKLQPGVIAEKANQHLESRGYRIGPDPGSIRSALIGGIVANNASGIGSGNFANSYQTLASMEMVLPNGLILNTADPQDDEKFQRQAPQAYKGLLRLRDQIRGSTALTKKIRNKYKLKNTSGYALNSFLDFEKPLEILAHLMVGSEGTLGFISNVTLNTIPLQEHRATALLIVNSLNEAAGLVPKLKRAGSYALEIMDDAAIRAVQHITGLPDEIYGHLTEGSAALLIEFQAGDPDALSRKVESALQIILEKQPHLKPQFFNDPAQRDKLWKMRRELGPLHAATRPHGTTVLSEDVCFKVKDLARAIKDLKFLLKHYDYTDAVIFGHAGDGNLHFKLSLDLSRERTLQNYRKFMEDLVELVINKYDGSLKAEHGTGRNMAPFVQREWGTEAYRIMQELKLLLDPSSILNPDVLISSDDQIHLKNIKPIPRVDPLIDKCIECGLCEPWCPSADLTLTPRQRINVLREIEMYRCTGEHEALVKKLTKAFRYSGIETCATDGLCGLSCPMDIDTGSLMKQLRADNHGSASRAFSQSLERNFSWTMIGFRSLMRLFTPLRILLKNKAIHSGVKTLATLSHGAFPALNSQLGVGQSCRQPASEAGKAEVIYFPSCLSRGLSDTSQPELSVPQAFQEVLEAADIQLGYPQHLDDLCCGLTFSSKGFPDTALQAAIRTTEMLWISSLEGQLPIVMDTSPCSNHLKHYDKILSGIHLARWRDLKIMDMVEYLHDKVLDKLSLWQVQEQVVLHLTCSTRQMGIEEKMKNIAQRCARKVVVPLDTGCCGFAGDRGFLVPELTESATTAEAREVKQVAAQGYYSTSRTCEIGMSLATDQSYQSLITLVHKALIRSES, encoded by the coding sequence ATGTATTTCCCTTTTCGAACGCGTATCCGGCGTGATCTAAAACGGCAACTATCTGCTGAGCAAGTTAGCGATGAATTACTTCAGCGTCACGCTTTTGCCCGGGATGCCGGTTTTTATCGCCTGTTACCCCGGTTCGTGGTCAAAGCCAGAACAGTTAATGATATCGCAACTATTTTCCGGATTGCCACCCAACGTAAACGAAACATCGTCTTCAGAGCCGGCGACACCAGTCTCTCAGGTCAGGCTGTCAGCGATGATATCCTGGTGGAGATCAAACAGGGTTGGCGCGATCTGGAGATTCTCGAGGGTGGCAAACAAATCAAGTTGCAACCGGGTGTTATTGCTGAAAAAGCCAATCAACACCTGGAATCTCGGGGCTATCGGATCGGTCCAGATCCGGGGTCCATTCGGTCAGCCTTGATCGGTGGAATTGTGGCCAATAATGCCAGCGGGATCGGGTCAGGCAATTTTGCAAATAGTTACCAAACCCTGGCTTCCATGGAAATGGTGCTGCCTAATGGATTGATTTTGAACACTGCCGATCCTCAAGATGATGAAAAATTTCAGCGCCAGGCTCCTCAGGCATACAAAGGTCTATTGCGACTGCGTGATCAGATCAGGGGAAGCACAGCCCTAACAAAAAAAATTCGCAATAAATACAAGCTGAAGAACACCTCGGGTTATGCCCTGAATAGCTTCCTGGACTTTGAAAAGCCGCTGGAAATATTAGCCCATCTCATGGTCGGATCAGAAGGAACCCTGGGATTTATCTCAAACGTCACTTTGAATACCATTCCTCTTCAGGAGCACAGGGCGACCGCGTTGTTGATCGTAAATTCTCTCAATGAGGCCGCCGGGCTGGTGCCCAAGTTGAAAAGAGCAGGTAGTTATGCTCTGGAGATCATGGATGATGCAGCTATCCGGGCTGTTCAGCACATAACCGGTTTACCAGATGAAATATATGGCCATTTAACAGAAGGCTCGGCTGCCCTGCTTATTGAATTTCAAGCAGGTGATCCAGACGCCCTAAGCCGTAAGGTCGAATCTGCACTACAAATCATTCTTGAGAAACAACCACATTTAAAACCTCAATTTTTCAATGATCCAGCACAGCGGGACAAATTGTGGAAAATGCGGCGTGAGTTGGGACCCCTTCATGCAGCAACACGACCCCATGGAACCACAGTCCTCAGTGAGGATGTCTGTTTTAAGGTCAAGGATCTGGCGCGAGCCATCAAAGACCTCAAATTCCTGTTGAAGCACTACGATTATACTGATGCTGTGATCTTTGGCCATGCCGGTGACGGTAATCTTCATTTTAAACTTAGTCTTGACCTTTCCCGTGAGCGCACACTCCAGAATTACAGGAAATTCATGGAAGATCTGGTTGAATTGGTCATCAACAAATACGATGGATCCTTGAAGGCAGAGCATGGTACCGGTCGCAATATGGCACCTTTCGTCCAGCGGGAATGGGGGACTGAAGCCTACCGTATCATGCAAGAGTTGAAGCTTCTGCTAGATCCCTCGAGCATCCTGAACCCCGATGTGTTGATCAGTAGTGATGATCAGATCCATTTAAAAAATATCAAACCCATTCCTCGGGTTGACCCTCTCATCGATAAGTGTATTGAATGCGGACTGTGTGAGCCCTGGTGTCCTTCGGCAGATCTGACCCTGACCCCTCGTCAGAGGATCAATGTGCTGCGTGAGATCGAAATGTATAGGTGTACCGGAGAGCATGAAGCTCTGGTTAAAAAACTGACAAAAGCTTTCAGGTATTCAGGTATTGAGACCTGCGCCACCGATGGGCTTTGTGGTCTTAGCTGCCCGATGGACATTGATACTGGATCACTCATGAAGCAACTCCGCGCCGATAATCATGGTTCAGCCAGTAGAGCTTTCAGCCAAAGCCTGGAACGAAATTTTTCATGGACCATGATCGGATTCAGATCTTTGATGCGTTTGTTCACACCCCTCCGCATTCTTCTGAAAAATAAAGCTATCCATAGCGGAGTAAAAACGCTGGCAACCCTGAGTCATGGAGCATTTCCAGCTTTAAATAGCCAGCTGGGAGTCGGACAGAGTTGTCGTCAGCCAGCTTCCGAGGCTGGCAAAGCTGAGGTGATCTATTTCCCCTCCTGCTTGAGTCGAGGTTTGTCAGATACTAGCCAACCCGAATTGTCAGTTCCCCAGGCTTTTCAGGAAGTGCTTGAAGCGGCAGATATTCAACTGGGGTATCCACAACACCTGGACGATTTGTGCTGTGGTTTGACCTTCAGTTCCAAAGGTTTTCCGGACACAGCCCTGCAGGCCGCTATCCGAACGACTGAAATGCTATGGATCAGTTCTTTAGAAGGGCAATTGCCCATCGTTATGGATACCAGCCCCTGTTCCAACCATCTCAAACACTACGACAAAATTTTGAGTGGGATTCATCTGGCGCGTTGGCGGGATTTGAAGATCATGGATATGGTGGAGTATCTCCATGATAAAGTTCTGGATAAACTCAGTCTTTGGCAGGTGCAGGAGCAGGTTGTGTTGCATTTGACCTGTTCCACCCGCCAGATGGGGATTGAGGAGAAAATGAAGAATATTGCCCAACGCTGTGCCCGGAAAGTGGTCGTTCCCCTCGATACAGGCTGTTGTGGTTTTGCAGGAGATAGAGGATTTTTAGTCCCTGAACTGACAGAAAGCGCCACCACGGCAGAAGCCCGAGAAGTGAAGCAAGTTGCTGCTCAAGGTTACTATTCCACCAGTCGCACCTGTGAGATCGGGATGAGTCTGGCAACTGACCAGAGTTATCAATCATTGATTACCCTCGTGCATAAAGCCCTGATAAGATCTGAGAGTTAG